One window from the genome of Musa acuminata AAA Group cultivar baxijiao chromosome BXJ1-4, Cavendish_Baxijiao_AAA, whole genome shotgun sequence encodes:
- the LOC135581788 gene encoding plant cysteine oxidase 3-like isoform X1: MARGSSVQALYELCKKTFSPSAAASSPPPTSAIRKIAALLDTISPVEVGLKADDLEDDRGHGFFGSSIYKHSTRVARWAQPITYLHIYECNSFSIGIFCLPTSSVIPLHDHPGMTVLSKVLYGSMHVKSYDWIEPACSMRSNKPDDFPVTLAKLHMDTVLTAPCPTTVLFPRSGGNLHCFTAVTSCAVLDVLAPPYSEEAGRCCTYYHDYPYSTFTPVSRIVVNENEDEYAWLEAIEAPDDLHMRSGRYTGPAVQFLTTGRVMVSRIMHCSLKYYPFLVHIKLQ, from the exons ATGGCGAGGGGCTCGTCAGTGCAGGCGCTCTACGAGCTCTGCAAAAAGACCTTCTCGCCTTCTGCCGccgcttcctctcctcctcccacCTCCGCCATCCGAAAGATAGCTGCCCTCTTGG ATACAATCAGTCCAGTGGAAGTCGGACTCAAAGCTGATGATCTGGAGGATGATAGGGGTCATGGCTTTTTTGGCTCAAGCATATATAAACATTCAACCAGGGTAGCTCGATGGGCTCAACCGATAACATACTTGCATATATATGAGTGCAATAGTTTTTCG ATTGGTATATTCTGCTTGCCCACTTCATCTGTTATTCCACTTCATGACCATCCTGGGATGACTGTGTTAAGTAAGGTTCTATATGGTTCTATGCATGTGAAGTCATATGATTGGATAGAACCTGCCTGCTCGATGCGAAGTAACAAGCCAGATGACTTTCCTG TAACATTGGCAAAATTACACATGGACACTgttctgacagcaccatgtccaACCACTGTTCTATTCCCAAGAAGTGGTGGCAACTTGCATTGTTTCACTGCAGTGACTTCTTGTGCTGTTCTTGATGTCTTGGCTCCACCATATTCTGAGGAAGCAGGACGGTGTTGTACCTATTACCATGATTACCCATACTCCACTTTCA CACCTGTGAGTAGAATTGTAGTGAATGAGAACGAAGATGAATATGCATGGCTTGAGGCTATAGAAGCTCCAGATGATCTTCACATGCGTTCAGGCAGATATACTGGACCAGCTGTACAG TTCCTAACAACAGGAAGAGTCATGGTTTCCAGGATCATGCACTGTAGTCTGAAGTATTATCCCTTCTTGGTGCACATCAAGCTACAGTGA
- the LOC135581788 gene encoding plant cysteine oxidase 3-like isoform X3 → MARGSSVQALYELCKKTFSPSAAASSPPPTSAIRKIAALLDTISPVEVGLKADDLEDDRGHGFFGSSIYKHSTRVARWAQPITYLHIYECNSFSIGIFCLPTSSVIPLHDHPGMTVLSKVLYGSMHVKSYDWIEPACSMRSNKPDDFPVTLAKLHMDTVLTAPCPTTVLFPRSGGNLHCFTAVTSCAVLDVLAPPYSEEAGRCCTYYHDYPYSTFTPVSRIVVNENEDEYAWLEAIEAPDDLHMRSGRYTGPAVQDHAL, encoded by the exons ATGGCGAGGGGCTCGTCAGTGCAGGCGCTCTACGAGCTCTGCAAAAAGACCTTCTCGCCTTCTGCCGccgcttcctctcctcctcccacCTCCGCCATCCGAAAGATAGCTGCCCTCTTGG ATACAATCAGTCCAGTGGAAGTCGGACTCAAAGCTGATGATCTGGAGGATGATAGGGGTCATGGCTTTTTTGGCTCAAGCATATATAAACATTCAACCAGGGTAGCTCGATGGGCTCAACCGATAACATACTTGCATATATATGAGTGCAATAGTTTTTCG ATTGGTATATTCTGCTTGCCCACTTCATCTGTTATTCCACTTCATGACCATCCTGGGATGACTGTGTTAAGTAAGGTTCTATATGGTTCTATGCATGTGAAGTCATATGATTGGATAGAACCTGCCTGCTCGATGCGAAGTAACAAGCCAGATGACTTTCCTG TAACATTGGCAAAATTACACATGGACACTgttctgacagcaccatgtccaACCACTGTTCTATTCCCAAGAAGTGGTGGCAACTTGCATTGTTTCACTGCAGTGACTTCTTGTGCTGTTCTTGATGTCTTGGCTCCACCATATTCTGAGGAAGCAGGACGGTGTTGTACCTATTACCATGATTACCCATACTCCACTTTCA CACCTGTGAGTAGAATTGTAGTGAATGAGAACGAAGATGAATATGCATGGCTTGAGGCTATAGAAGCTCCAGATGATCTTCACATGCGTTCAGGCAGATATACTGGACCAGCTGTACAG GATCATGCACTGTAG
- the LOC135581788 gene encoding plant cysteine oxidase 3-like isoform X2, with protein sequence MARGSSVQALYELCKKTFSPSAAASSPPPTSAIRKIAALLDTISPVEVGLKADDLEDDRGHGFFGSSIYKHSTRVARWAQPITYLHIYECNSFSIGIFCLPTSSVIPLHDHPGMTVLSKVLYGSMHVKSYDWIEPACSMRSNKPDDFPVTLAKLHMDTVLTAPCPTTVLFPRSGGNLHCFTAVTSCAVLDVLAPPYSEEAGRCCTYYHDYPYSTFTPVSRIVVNENEDEYAWLEAIEAPDDLHMRSGRYTGPAVQEESWFPGSCTVV encoded by the exons ATGGCGAGGGGCTCGTCAGTGCAGGCGCTCTACGAGCTCTGCAAAAAGACCTTCTCGCCTTCTGCCGccgcttcctctcctcctcccacCTCCGCCATCCGAAAGATAGCTGCCCTCTTGG ATACAATCAGTCCAGTGGAAGTCGGACTCAAAGCTGATGATCTGGAGGATGATAGGGGTCATGGCTTTTTTGGCTCAAGCATATATAAACATTCAACCAGGGTAGCTCGATGGGCTCAACCGATAACATACTTGCATATATATGAGTGCAATAGTTTTTCG ATTGGTATATTCTGCTTGCCCACTTCATCTGTTATTCCACTTCATGACCATCCTGGGATGACTGTGTTAAGTAAGGTTCTATATGGTTCTATGCATGTGAAGTCATATGATTGGATAGAACCTGCCTGCTCGATGCGAAGTAACAAGCCAGATGACTTTCCTG TAACATTGGCAAAATTACACATGGACACTgttctgacagcaccatgtccaACCACTGTTCTATTCCCAAGAAGTGGTGGCAACTTGCATTGTTTCACTGCAGTGACTTCTTGTGCTGTTCTTGATGTCTTGGCTCCACCATATTCTGAGGAAGCAGGACGGTGTTGTACCTATTACCATGATTACCCATACTCCACTTTCA CACCTGTGAGTAGAATTGTAGTGAATGAGAACGAAGATGAATATGCATGGCTTGAGGCTATAGAAGCTCCAGATGATCTTCACATGCGTTCAGGCAGATATACTGGACCAGCTGTACAG GAAGAGTCATGGTTTCCAGGATCATGCACTGTAGTCTGA